In Pedobacter sp. W3I1, one DNA window encodes the following:
- a CDS encoding Rrf2 family transcriptional regulator: MNSSHFSISLHILTLLDQVKGQLLNSEYIAGSINCNPVLVRKELANLHKYGFVQSKEGKGGGSTLAKNAADINLGDVYRAVKQKSLLGESRNEPNPDCPVGKQITKHLTDLYDEAETALVKNLSAKTLKDFSAGFK, translated from the coding sequence ATGAATAGCAGTCATTTTTCTATATCGCTTCACATTCTTACACTCCTCGATCAGGTGAAGGGGCAGCTATTGAATTCAGAATACATTGCCGGAAGTATTAACTGTAATCCCGTTTTGGTAAGAAAGGAACTGGCCAACCTGCATAAGTATGGTTTTGTGCAAAGCAAGGAAGGGAAGGGAGGCGGCTCTACATTAGCGAAAAACGCTGCCGATATTAACCTGGGTGATGTGTATAGAGCTGTTAAACAAAAAAGCCTGTTAGGCGAAAGCAGAAATGAACCCAATCCTGATTGCCCGGTGGGTAAACAGATTACGAAACACCTCACTGATTTATATGATGAAGCCGAAACCGCTTTAGTTAAAAATTTATCTGCTAAAACATTGAAAGATTTTAGCGCAGGTTTTAAATAA
- a CDS encoding NAD(P)-dependent oxidoreductase → MKVALIGASGFVGKAILNELVSRGNEVIAIARDLTKIENNNDLVSKIAVDVLDTEKLAAVLKGADAVVSAFNAGWTNPNLYNDTVEGAKAIQAAVKASGVKRYIFIGGAGTLQIDGHQIVDGTNFPAEYKPGATAVRDYFNILKEEKELDWLFFSPAIEMHQGITTGRTGKYRLGKTSPVFNEEGHSILSVEDLAIVIADELENNAHHQEQFTAAY, encoded by the coding sequence ATGAAAGTAGCATTAATAGGAGCCTCAGGATTTGTAGGCAAAGCCATTTTAAACGAATTAGTAAGTCGTGGAAATGAAGTAATCGCCATTGCGCGCGATCTCACTAAAATTGAAAATAACAACGATCTTGTGAGTAAAATCGCTGTAGATGTTTTGGACACAGAAAAATTAGCAGCAGTTTTAAAAGGTGCTGATGCCGTAGTAAGTGCTTTTAATGCAGGCTGGACCAACCCTAATTTATATAATGATACCGTAGAGGGAGCAAAAGCCATTCAGGCTGCTGTAAAAGCATCGGGCGTTAAACGTTACATTTTTATAGGTGGAGCAGGTACTCTGCAGATTGATGGTCACCAAATCGTAGATGGGACGAATTTTCCTGCCGAATACAAGCCGGGTGCAACAGCAGTAAGAGATTATTTTAATATACTAAAAGAGGAAAAGGAATTAGATTGGTTGTTTTTTAGCCCGGCAATTGAGATGCATCAAGGCATCACCACTGGCCGTACCGGGAAATACCGTTTGGGTAAAACAAGTCCGGTTTTTAACGAGGAAGGCCATTCTATTCTATCGGTAGAAGATTTAGCTATCGTTATCGCCGATGAGCTGGAAAATAATGCACATCACCAGGAGCAGTTTACAGCAGCTTACTAG